In Rhizobium sp. ARZ01, a genomic segment contains:
- a CDS encoding ABC transporter substrate-binding protein yields the protein MLSVKMLATAFAIATLLSQPVNAGDVTFVTEEYAPFSYTDSDTIKGIAVEQVHRIAASVGLSYRIEIMPWARAIALAERQPDHCVFTTGHNRARDKTFRWVEPLLKDQMVIVKRKGDKLAATTLEAAHHQRVGAQRGDFAVGVLKEHGFTDIDLAADIAITLGKLKSGRIDLMPTSVKIYESMLKDGEPIEKAMLLDGQTYGIACHKAMPAKTIVAMQNALDELISSGQQDAIFTAYGLPPNTRTASR from the coding sequence ATGTTATCTGTGAAAATGCTTGCCACTGCGTTCGCGATCGCCACCCTCTTGTCGCAACCAGTGAACGCGGGCGACGTCACCTTTGTCACGGAAGAGTACGCGCCCTTCAGCTACACCGACAGTGACACGATTAAAGGCATCGCCGTCGAGCAGGTCCATCGGATCGCTGCTTCCGTCGGTCTCTCCTACCGGATCGAGATCATGCCCTGGGCGCGTGCGATTGCCTTGGCGGAGCGGCAACCGGATCACTGTGTCTTCACCACCGGTCACAATCGTGCGCGCGACAAGACGTTTCGCTGGGTCGAGCCACTGCTGAAAGACCAGATGGTCATCGTCAAACGCAAGGGCGACAAACTTGCCGCCACGACGCTGGAGGCCGCCCACCACCAGCGCGTGGGCGCACAGCGCGGCGACTTCGCCGTGGGGGTCCTCAAGGAACACGGCTTTACCGACATCGATCTTGCCGCCGATATCGCGATCACGCTCGGCAAGCTGAAGAGCGGCCGCATCGACCTGATGCCGACCTCCGTCAAGATCTATGAAAGTATGCTGAAGGACGGGGAGCCGATCGAAAAGGCGATGCTGCTGGACGGGCAAACCTACGGGATTGCCTGCCACAAGGCTATGCCGGCGAAAACCATTGTCGCCATGCAGAATGCACTGGACGAGCTTATCTCGAGTGGCCAGCAGGATGCGATCTTCACCGCATACGGCCTGCCGCCCAATACACGCACCGCTTCACGCTGA
- the pth gene encoding aminoacyl-tRNA hydrolase, protein MLIIAGLGNPGPKYASNRHNIGFMAVDAIHRKNPFSPWSKKFKGEISEGELGGEKVLLIKPQTFMNLSGESVGEAMRFYKLSPKDIVAIYDELDLAPGKARIKVGGGHGGHNGVKSLDAHCGKDYRRLRLGIGHPGVKELVHNHVLGDFAKADHSWLDPLLDELALNADMLVRGEDSQLMNKLALAVGGTAEDKPKAEKKPAGQSHIRPARNNAQPKALPASGPMAAMLKKLLGKAD, encoded by the coding sequence ATGCTGATCATCGCAGGCCTCGGAAATCCCGGCCCAAAATACGCTTCCAACCGCCACAATATCGGCTTCATGGCTGTCGACGCCATCCACCGCAAGAATCCATTCTCGCCGTGGTCGAAGAAGTTCAAAGGCGAGATTTCCGAAGGCGAGCTCGGGGGTGAGAAGGTGCTGCTGATCAAGCCGCAAACCTTCATGAACCTCTCCGGCGAATCCGTCGGCGAAGCGATGCGCTTCTACAAGCTCTCACCAAAGGACATCGTGGCGATCTACGACGAGCTCGATCTGGCACCCGGCAAGGCGCGCATCAAGGTAGGCGGTGGCCATGGCGGCCACAACGGCGTGAAGTCGCTCGATGCCCATTGCGGCAAGGACTATCGCCGCCTGCGGCTCGGCATCGGCCACCCGGGCGTAAAGGAACTTGTGCACAACCACGTGCTCGGCGACTTCGCCAAGGCCGACCACAGCTGGCTCGATCCGCTGCTCGACGAGCTGGCGCTTAATGCTGACATGTTGGTACGAGGCGAGGATTCGCAGTTGATGAACAAGCTGGCGCTCGCCGTCGGCGGCACGGCGGAGGACAAGCCGAAGGCAGAGAAGAAGCCGGCCGGCCAGTCGCATATCCGGCCGGCCCGCAACAATGCCCAGCCGAAGGCGCTGCCAGCGAGCGGCCCGATGGCGGCGATGCTGAAGAAGCTGTTGGGCAAGGCGGATTGA
- a CDS encoding GNAT family N-acetyltransferase gives MEVRVLGLHDLDALLALYSHLIEDDLPLSDETARLRYEEMLGRDGLSVYGGFADGFLASSCTLIVVPNLTRGGMPYAFIENVVTDAAHRRKGLGQAVVKAAINDACAAGCYTVRLMTGGKRPGTLDFYKNCGFEMLKHGLEVRRIPPR, from the coding sequence ATGGAGGTTCGAGTACTGGGTCTGCATGACCTCGACGCACTTCTCGCGCTTTACAGTCATCTCATCGAGGATGATCTTCCGCTGTCGGACGAGACGGCGCGTTTGCGGTATGAGGAGATGCTCGGGCGGGATGGACTAAGCGTGTACGGGGGCTTTGCCGATGGCTTCCTGGCAAGCTCGTGTACGCTGATCGTCGTGCCGAACCTTACCCGTGGCGGCATGCCCTATGCCTTTATCGAGAACGTCGTTACAGACGCCGCGCACCGTCGCAAGGGGCTCGGCCAGGCAGTCGTGAAAGCCGCAATCAATGATGCCTGTGCAGCCGGCTGCTACACGGTGCGCCTGATGACGGGCGGAAAGCGCCCCGGAACGCTCGATTTCTACAAGAACTGCGGCTTCGAGATGCTCAAGCATGGCCTTGAGGTACGCCGCATTCCGCCGCGCTGA
- the clpS gene encoding ATP-dependent Clp protease adapter ClpS has translation MSNKDTAVRPKTATKPKLQRPRLYKVILVNDDFTPREFVILVLRAVFRMSEETGYRVMMTAHKMGTCVVVVCARDIAETKATEAVDLAKEAGFPLLFTTEPEE, from the coding sequence ATGAGCAACAAGGATACGGCAGTCAGACCGAAAACGGCGACGAAGCCGAAGCTGCAGCGTCCGCGGCTCTACAAGGTCATCCTCGTCAATGACGACTTCACACCGCGCGAATTCGTCATCCTCGTGCTGCGCGCGGTGTTCCGCATGTCGGAGGAGACCGGCTACCGGGTCATGATGACCGCCCACAAGATGGGCACCTGCGTGGTGGTCGTCTGCGCGCGCGATATTGCTGAAACCAAGGCTACGGAGGCGGTGGATCTGGCGAAGGAGGCGGGCTTTCCACTGCTGTTTACGACGGAGCCGGAAGAGTGA